Proteins encoded within one genomic window of Terriglobales bacterium:
- a CDS encoding aspartate carbamoyltransferase catalytic subunit, producing MLAKPAPGSLLGIESLDLKTIDQLLSAAYRMQRKHPRPLLKEKRVALLFYEASTRTRVSFEYAAKILGAATTLVSATASSIEKGESLIDTGYTLTALGAQAIIIRHPSSGAPHLLSRYVDVPVINAGDGLHEHPSQALLDAYTILRHKKQIKGLRVALIGDIFHSRVARSNIHLLTKAGAQVVLCGPPELVPDLAKTLAPGVVVTRELKEALSGADVVIALRIQKERLAGLQLSLDDYIARYQLTAERVRWAKKDAIVMHPGPIIRGLELTADVADADRTVIVEQVKNGVAVRMAILARALGVKH from the coding sequence ATGCTAGCCAAACCTGCCCCTGGAAGCCTGCTCGGAATCGAGTCGCTCGATCTGAAAACGATAGACCAATTGCTCAGTGCTGCTTATCGCATGCAGCGCAAACACCCTCGTCCGCTGCTCAAGGAGAAGCGAGTGGCGTTGCTGTTCTATGAGGCATCTACGCGCACGCGTGTATCTTTCGAGTACGCGGCGAAGATCCTCGGGGCAGCCACAACACTGGTTTCGGCAACGGCGTCGAGCATTGAGAAAGGCGAATCGCTGATCGACACCGGTTACACGCTGACGGCCCTTGGTGCACAGGCGATCATCATCCGTCATCCCTCGTCGGGTGCGCCTCACCTGTTGTCGCGCTACGTGGACGTGCCGGTGATCAATGCGGGCGATGGCCTTCACGAGCATCCGTCGCAGGCGCTACTGGACGCGTACACGATTCTTCGCCACAAGAAGCAGATCAAGGGGCTCCGGGTCGCCTTGATCGGGGACATCTTCCATAGCCGCGTGGCGCGGTCGAATATTCACCTGCTAACCAAGGCCGGAGCACAAGTGGTGCTGTGCGGACCTCCGGAACTCGTTCCCGATCTGGCGAAAACACTGGCGCCAGGAGTCGTTGTCACCCGCGAACTGAAAGAAGCGCTCTCGGGGGCCGATGTCGTGATAGCGCTTCGCATTCAAAAAGAGCGTCTGGCGGGATTGCAATTGAGCCTTGACGACTACATTGCGCGATATCAACTGACGGCAGAGCGAGTCCGCTGGGCCAAGAAGGATGCGATTGTCATGCATCCGGGACCGATTATCCGGGGACTGGAACTGACGGCCGACGTCGCGGACGCGGACCGCACGGTGATCGTGGAACAGGTGAAGAACGGGGTGGCGGTTCGGATGGCCATCCTTGCGCGAGCCTTGGGAGTAAAGCACTAA
- a CDS encoding site-2 protease family protein, whose product MRSWSVPLGRMGNVHVRIHLSYGFLLVAVWMMEGQTLGQAVFSRGFAFIALLLLSVILHEVAHAFVSHGHSLPQRVLILMPIGGVTLMEENAMQLKDPIGRVKVALVGPLVHLFLAAGAYVFAAAVMPQAHVLAPPFITSANLVRTFFWMNLFLSVLHVMPAYPTDGGRVLRAQLARKMNPVQATRKAVSVGQLFSIVLMFAGFWNTWYMIAGSLLFLSAMLEERSVVFQSVLESLRLEEVMLTDFSTLSPADTLEDALSKAVHTLQEDFPVIRGSDMVGVISRQRIVEALRAEGNGYVQMAMERAFQVAQKGESLASGLRKLAGQNLSIIPIVDDGRLVGIVTFQNLMNSMRLLAESRKLKRISEQDA is encoded by the coding sequence ATGCGTAGCTGGTCTGTGCCATTGGGGCGCATGGGGAATGTCCATGTACGCATTCACCTTTCCTACGGATTCCTGCTGGTGGCGGTCTGGATGATGGAAGGCCAGACACTGGGGCAGGCGGTCTTCAGTCGCGGATTCGCGTTTATTGCCCTCCTGCTGCTTTCGGTGATCTTGCATGAGGTGGCCCATGCGTTTGTTTCGCACGGGCACAGCCTTCCGCAACGGGTGCTGATTCTGATGCCCATCGGCGGCGTCACGCTGATGGAAGAGAATGCAATGCAGCTTAAGGATCCGATAGGCCGCGTGAAAGTTGCGCTGGTGGGTCCGCTGGTGCATCTGTTCCTCGCGGCGGGAGCGTATGTTTTCGCAGCAGCCGTGATGCCGCAGGCGCATGTTCTGGCCCCGCCGTTCATCACATCGGCGAACCTGGTGAGGACCTTCTTCTGGATGAACCTGTTCTTGTCGGTTTTGCACGTGATGCCGGCGTACCCAACGGATGGAGGAAGGGTGTTGCGTGCGCAATTGGCGCGGAAGATGAATCCGGTGCAGGCGACGCGAAAGGCAGTCAGCGTCGGGCAGTTGTTCTCGATCGTGCTGATGTTCGCAGGATTCTGGAACACCTGGTACATGATCGCGGGGTCGCTGCTGTTCCTTTCGGCGATGCTCGAAGAACGCTCGGTAGTGTTCCAGTCGGTACTGGAAAGTTTGCGACTGGAAGAGGTGATGTTGACCGACTTCTCGACACTTTCTCCGGCTGACACGCTCGAAGATGCACTCTCAAAAGCGGTGCACACGCTCCAGGAGGATTTCCCGGTCATTCGTGGCAGCGATATGGTCGGCGTAATCAGCCGCCAACGGATCGTGGAGGCCTTGCGGGCAGAGGGAAACGGCTACGTGCAAATGGCGATGGAGCGCGCCTTCCAGGTGGCGCAGAAGGGTGAATCGCTGGCGTCCGGGCTGCGAAAACTTGCCGGGCAGAACCTTAGCATCATTCCCATCGTGGACGACGGCAGGCTCGTTGGCATCGTGACCTTCCAGAATCTGATGAACAGCATGCGGTTGTTGGCCGAATCGCGGAAACTCAAGCGGATTTCTGAGCAGGACGCGTAA
- a CDS encoding DUF3536 domain-containing protein, producing MERYLCIHCHFYQPPRENPWLEFVELQESAYPFHDWNERITAECYAANSASRILDGFGHIERIVNNYERISFNFGPTLLSWMETNSPDVYEAILEADRRSKEHFGGHGSAIAQAYNHMIMPLANRRDKETQIIWGIRDFQRRFGRDPEGMWLPETAVDNETLEILAEHGIKYTILAPSQARQTRRHGRQWRNVEGAKIDPKQPYFCYLNSGKRIGLFFYDGPISRAVAFEKLLSSGEQFASRLMSGFTERRYPQLMHIATDGETYGHHHRYGDMALAYALHYVESHDLAKITNYGQFLELHPPTHEAEIIENTAWSCAHGVERWKSDCGCNSGREGWHQNWRQPLRIALDCLRDDIAEPFRQCAGNMVHDPWAARNDYIDLVMDRSEENVDEFLQRHQKRELNSQEQVELLSMLEMQRHAMLMYTSCGWFFDELSGIETVQVLQYAARTLQLAEQLFGDHREERFLELLAYAPTNIPEYENGAEIYRRFAKPAMVDLLGVGAHYAISALFRGFEQHSAIFSYEVDLVDSRTLQAGRMQFALGRANIRSRITRNQADVTFGVLHLGDNNLVAGVRVYRGAEEYGRLIEDADEAFARTDIPDSIRALDRHFGATAYSLKSLFKDERQRVTAMLLASVVNEAEAMYRQVYDSHASLMRFLGEIHMPYPKVLSVTSEFVVNSQLKRAFEDVPLDTSRISSLFDTARRENLNLDVAGLGYSLTGRINSLMQAFAAMPEDTDTLERMTSIFAVIQSLPFELNLWKVQNLYYGLIQTLYPQMVARPDKKAREWVRLFSDLGQKLGISEKAFQAASPKMVAA from the coding sequence ATGGAACGCTACCTGTGTATTCACTGTCATTTTTATCAGCCACCACGCGAAAATCCCTGGCTTGAGTTCGTTGAACTGCAAGAGTCGGCGTATCCGTTTCACGATTGGAATGAGCGGATTACGGCGGAGTGCTACGCAGCGAATTCAGCGTCGAGAATCCTTGACGGCTTCGGGCATATTGAGCGGATTGTCAACAACTACGAGCGCATCAGCTTCAACTTCGGGCCGACGCTGTTGTCGTGGATGGAAACGAATTCGCCCGATGTGTACGAGGCCATCCTGGAGGCCGACCGGCGGAGCAAAGAGCACTTTGGCGGGCACGGGTCGGCGATCGCGCAGGCCTACAATCACATGATCATGCCGCTGGCGAACCGCCGCGATAAAGAGACGCAGATCATCTGGGGGATTCGGGATTTTCAGCGGCGGTTTGGACGCGATCCGGAGGGGATGTGGTTGCCGGAGACGGCGGTCGACAACGAGACGCTGGAGATACTTGCGGAACACGGAATCAAGTACACGATTTTGGCTCCGTCGCAGGCACGGCAGACGCGACGCCACGGACGGCAGTGGCGAAATGTGGAAGGCGCGAAGATCGATCCGAAGCAGCCGTATTTCTGCTATCTCAACTCGGGAAAACGGATTGGTTTGTTCTTCTACGATGGGCCGATCTCGCGAGCCGTAGCATTCGAGAAGTTGTTGAGCAGTGGCGAACAGTTCGCGTCGCGACTGATGAGCGGATTCACGGAGCGGCGATACCCGCAGTTGATGCACATTGCTACGGACGGTGAAACGTATGGCCATCATCATCGCTATGGCGACATGGCGCTTGCCTATGCGCTTCACTATGTGGAATCGCATGACCTGGCAAAGATCACAAACTACGGGCAGTTTCTGGAACTGCATCCACCGACGCACGAGGCGGAGATTATTGAGAACACTGCGTGGAGTTGTGCCCACGGGGTGGAGAGGTGGAAGAGCGATTGCGGGTGTAATTCAGGCCGCGAGGGTTGGCATCAAAACTGGCGGCAGCCGTTGCGAATCGCACTTGATTGCCTGAGAGACGACATCGCGGAACCGTTTCGCCAGTGTGCGGGCAACATGGTTCACGATCCGTGGGCGGCGCGGAACGATTACATCGATCTAGTGATGGACCGCTCAGAAGAGAACGTGGATGAGTTCCTGCAACGGCACCAGAAGCGTGAACTCAATAGCCAGGAGCAGGTCGAGTTACTGAGCATGCTGGAAATGCAGCGTCACGCGATGCTCATGTACACAAGTTGCGGGTGGTTCTTCGACGAGTTGTCGGGGATCGAGACGGTGCAAGTGCTGCAATACGCGGCACGAACGCTGCAGTTGGCGGAACAGTTGTTTGGGGATCATCGGGAAGAACGATTCCTGGAGTTACTGGCGTACGCGCCGACGAATATCCCAGAGTACGAGAACGGGGCGGAGATCTACCGGCGGTTCGCCAAGCCGGCCATGGTGGACCTGCTCGGCGTGGGTGCGCATTACGCGATCAGCGCGTTGTTCCGCGGATTCGAGCAGCATAGCGCAATCTTCTCCTACGAAGTGGACCTGGTCGATTCGAGAACGCTTCAGGCGGGTCGCATGCAGTTTGCACTGGGGCGGGCAAATATCCGGTCGCGAATTACGCGTAACCAGGCGGACGTGACGTTTGGCGTGCTGCATCTGGGGGACAACAATTTGGTCGCGGGCGTGAGGGTTTATCGCGGAGCGGAGGAGTACGGCCGTTTGATCGAGGATGCTGATGAGGCATTCGCAAGGACGGACATTCCAGACAGCATCCGGGCTCTGGACCGGCACTTCGGGGCGACGGCGTATTCACTGAAGTCGCTGTTCAAGGATGAAAGACAGCGGGTGACGGCGATGCTGCTGGCGTCCGTGGTCAACGAGGCGGAAGCCATGTACCGGCAGGTGTATGACAGTCATGCATCGCTGATGCGCTTCCTGGGTGAAATCCATATGCCGTATCCGAAGGTGCTGTCGGTCACGTCGGAGTTCGTGGTGAACTCGCAATTAAAGCGGGCATTTGAGGATGTGCCACTGGACACGAGCCGGATCTCGTCGCTCTTCGATACGGCTCGGCGAGAGAACCTCAACCTGGACGTGGCCGGACTGGGGTATTCGTTGACTGGGCGGATTAATTCGCTGATGCAGGCATTTGCGGCGATGCCGGAAGATACGGATACGCTGGAGCGGATGACTTCCATCTTTGCGGTTATCCAGTCGCTTCCGTTCGAGTTGAATCTCTGGAAAGTCCAGAACCTGTATTACGGCCTGATCCAGACCCTCTATCCGCAAATGGTCGCGCGTCCGGATAAGAAGGCACGCGAATGGGTGCGCCTGTTCAGCGATTTGGGGCAGAAGCTGGGAATTTCGGAGAAGGCGTTCCAGGCGGCAAGCCCAAAGATGGTGGCGGCCTGA
- a CDS encoding ATP-binding protein, with the protein MPAETKNTATCPVCDDTGWKPTPEGRVAKCDCRLRARGASLEDAARIPRRYSRCNFDNFITELPDLTATEHQSLHTARFRAGRFVEEYPNEKNGLLFIGPTGTGKTHLAVSVIRLLMDMKGVSCLFVDYRELLREMRQSYNPSVQATEMDVLRPVLETEVVLIDDLGASATQSAWERDTVAYILNKRYSDERTTIITTYLLDRPSPVAEVPENPSPSFGRNKNLEEARAALRDRTLGERIGDQMRARLHEMCRKVEIQARDYRERGKQ; encoded by the coding sequence GTGCCTGCCGAAACTAAAAATACGGCGACCTGCCCCGTTTGTGATGACACTGGCTGGAAGCCCACACCGGAAGGGCGCGTCGCAAAATGCGACTGCCGCCTCCGCGCACGCGGAGCCTCCCTCGAAGATGCTGCCCGGATTCCCCGGCGGTACTCCCGGTGCAACTTCGATAACTTCATAACCGAACTGCCTGACCTTACCGCCACCGAGCACCAATCCCTGCACACCGCCCGTTTCCGCGCCGGCCGCTTCGTCGAAGAGTACCCCAACGAAAAAAACGGTCTGCTATTCATCGGCCCAACCGGTACCGGTAAGACCCACCTCGCAGTTTCCGTGATTCGCCTTCTCATGGACATGAAAGGCGTGTCGTGCCTGTTTGTTGACTACCGTGAACTGCTGCGCGAGATGCGTCAGTCCTATAACCCCTCCGTGCAGGCTACCGAAATGGACGTCCTCCGCCCCGTACTCGAAACCGAGGTCGTGCTCATCGACGATCTCGGTGCCTCCGCAACCCAGAGTGCCTGGGAACGAGACACCGTCGCCTACATCCTGAACAAACGTTACAGCGACGAACGCACCACCATCATTACGACCTACCTGCTCGACCGCCCCAGCCCGGTGGCTGAAGTTCCTGAAAACCCGAGCCCCTCCTTCGGACGCAACAAGAACCTCGAAGAGGCCCGGGCGGCTCTGCGCGATCGCACTCTCGGCGAGCGCATCGGCGACCAGATGCGGGCACGCCTTCATGAAATGTGCCGTAAAGTCGAGATTCAGGCTCGTGATTACCGTGAACGCGGCAAGCAGTAG
- a CDS encoding UvrB/UvrC motif-containing protein codes for MLPYSLSFDPVTDAEFFSAIPAKPAVFLLRGESGEPYVSKSSNLRRRIMRLLAAPEGLTRRLSLRDQAKTLEYALTGSDFESGLLLYQVLRREFPKAYASRLKLRLAPLVRLHIENRYPRVSITTKLGSKSLFYGPFPSRAMAEKFANDSLDFFKLRRCVEELNPDPQFPGCVYSEMKMCHAPCFKGCTDEEYETESARIRQFLDSGGDSLVREITAERDQASAELHFETAALLHAKLEKLKPVVGQLPEIIRRIDQLSALMIQPSAEPDHVTLFEIDGGRFSAPIQLAVTQPQETGGKPHSMEARIQEAIAATPVPSGSAQETMEQLAILKRWYYRSSKIGEIFFTDERGELPWRRIVRAVSRVFKGEKAVPDLSESAKDYWIMREKLGNL; via the coding sequence GTGCTTCCGTATTCGCTCAGCTTTGATCCCGTCACCGACGCGGAGTTCTTCTCCGCCATCCCGGCTAAGCCAGCCGTTTTCCTCCTGCGTGGCGAATCCGGCGAGCCGTACGTCTCAAAATCCAGCAACTTACGACGACGCATCATGAGGCTGCTCGCGGCGCCGGAAGGCCTCACGCGCCGCTTGAGCCTTCGCGATCAGGCGAAGACTCTCGAGTACGCGCTTACCGGATCGGATTTTGAATCAGGATTACTGCTCTACCAGGTGCTCCGTCGCGAGTTCCCGAAAGCCTATGCCAGCCGCCTCAAGCTCCGGCTGGCGCCATTGGTGCGCCTTCACATCGAGAACCGCTATCCGCGCGTATCCATTACCACCAAACTTGGCAGCAAGTCGCTCTTCTATGGGCCGTTTCCTTCTCGTGCCATGGCAGAGAAATTCGCCAATGATTCGCTCGACTTTTTTAAGCTGCGGCGCTGCGTGGAAGAGCTGAATCCTGACCCGCAATTCCCGGGCTGCGTTTACTCGGAAATGAAGATGTGCCACGCGCCCTGCTTCAAAGGCTGCACAGACGAGGAGTACGAGACAGAATCGGCCCGCATTCGGCAATTTCTCGATTCAGGTGGAGATTCACTCGTCCGCGAGATCACCGCCGAACGTGACCAGGCTTCGGCCGAACTGCACTTTGAAACCGCAGCACTGCTGCACGCCAAACTCGAAAAGCTGAAGCCCGTTGTTGGCCAGCTGCCGGAAATCATCCGCCGCATTGACCAGCTCTCCGCGCTCATGATTCAGCCCTCCGCCGAACCCGATCACGTCACGCTTTTTGAAATAGATGGCGGACGCTTCTCCGCACCCATTCAGCTTGCCGTTACTCAGCCTCAGGAGACCGGCGGCAAGCCTCATTCCATGGAAGCCCGTATCCAGGAGGCAATCGCCGCTACTCCGGTTCCAAGTGGCTCCGCCCAGGAAACGATGGAGCAGTTGGCAATCCTCAAGCGCTGGTATTACCGCAGCAGCAAGATCGGTGAGATTTTTTTTACCGACGAGCGCGGCGAACTGCCCTGGCGCAGGATCGTTCGCGCTGTGTCCCGTGTCTTCAAAGGCGAAAAAGCTGTTCCCGACCTGAGCGAATCAGCCAAAGACTACTGGATCATGCGAGAGAAATTAGGAAACCTCTAG
- the pyrR gene encoding bifunctional pyr operon transcriptional regulator/uracil phosphoribosyltransferase PyrR, which produces MPEMTSNPTPKPNLRLKAQLMSASEIERTLVRLAHEIIEKNNGTENLVLIGIKRRGVPLAQRLAKIIERIEGKPVPVGVLDITLYRDDLTTVGVDPQIKESELGADIQNMNVVLTDDVLYTGRTTRAALDALFDHGRPKRVQLLVLIDRGHRELPVEAAFVGRYVQTSDIEIIEVKFQEIDSAEKVLLVEKEA; this is translated from the coding sequence ATGCCGGAGATGACTTCCAACCCCACGCCCAAGCCTAACCTGCGCCTGAAAGCGCAACTGATGTCCGCGTCGGAGATTGAACGAACACTGGTCCGCCTGGCGCACGAGATCATCGAGAAGAACAATGGGACTGAGAACCTGGTTCTGATCGGCATCAAACGGCGTGGCGTGCCACTAGCCCAACGGCTGGCGAAGATCATTGAGCGAATCGAAGGAAAGCCGGTTCCGGTCGGAGTGCTTGATATCACGCTGTATCGCGACGATCTAACGACGGTCGGCGTTGACCCGCAGATCAAAGAGTCGGAACTTGGCGCCGATATCCAGAACATGAATGTAGTTCTGACAGATGACGTGCTGTATACCGGCCGTACGACTCGAGCCGCCCTGGATGCGCTGTTTGATCACGGACGTCCGAAGCGGGTGCAACTACTGGTGCTGATCGATCGCGGACACCGTGAATTGCCGGTCGAAGCTGCTTTTGTTGGCCGTTATGTTCAGACCAGTGACATCGAGATTATCGAAGTGAAATTCCAGGAAATTGACAGCGCCGAGAAGGTGCTCCTGGTGGAGAAAGAAGCCTGA
- the rsmD gene encoding 16S rRNA (guanine(966)-N(2))-methyltransferase RsmD, producing the protein MRIIAGKYRSRPLKSLPGMNTRPTSDRLRETLFNVLTASAPQTLEGSLWLDVFAGTGAVGIEALSRGAHAATFIDNNRVALRVIRDNLKSLGITDGFEIVEHDASRSLRQLDALASAFDYVFLDPPYAMTVAYEETLGFLGQSRILKQDSVVIAEHDKRYDPGEGFGALRRYRTLIQGDSGLSFYHLS; encoded by the coding sequence GTGCGTATCATCGCGGGAAAATATCGCAGCCGTCCCTTGAAGTCGCTGCCGGGAATGAACACCCGCCCGACCAGTGATCGCCTCCGCGAAACCCTGTTCAACGTACTGACTGCCAGTGCCCCGCAGACGCTTGAAGGCAGCCTCTGGCTCGACGTTTTTGCCGGTACAGGAGCAGTCGGGATCGAGGCGTTAAGCCGCGGCGCTCATGCCGCAACCTTCATCGACAACAATCGAGTTGCGCTTCGCGTCATCCGCGACAACCTGAAATCTCTCGGAATAACCGATGGCTTTGAGATCGTGGAACACGACGCCTCACGCTCCCTCCGTCAACTCGACGCACTCGCATCAGCTTTTGACTACGTGTTTCTGGACCCGCCGTACGCAATGACCGTCGCCTACGAAGAAACCTTGGGATTTCTTGGGCAGTCGCGGATCTTGAAGCAGGATTCCGTCGTGATCGCCGAGCACGACAAACGGTACGATCCGGGCGAAGGCTTCGGAGCACTCCGCCGCTACCGCACCTTAATCCAGGGCGACAGTGGCCTCAGCTTTTATCACTTGAGCTAG
- a CDS encoding HU family DNA-binding protein produces the protein MMADVPCEGGNMNKGHIVEKIAADANVSKALATSMVESLIVGVSNALKKGERVTLSGFGTFSVYQRKARNGRNPQTGSIIKIASRRVAKFTPGVDLKKAVNKK, from the coding sequence ATGATGGCCGATGTCCCCTGCGAAGGAGGAAACATGAACAAGGGCCATATTGTCGAGAAGATCGCGGCCGACGCAAACGTCTCAAAGGCGCTCGCGACGTCGATGGTTGAATCGTTAATCGTGGGTGTGAGCAACGCTCTGAAGAAGGGAGAGCGTGTTACGTTGTCCGGATTCGGTACGTTTTCCGTGTATCAACGCAAGGCGCGGAATGGCCGCAATCCACAGACGGGTTCGATCATCAAGATCGCATCCCGCCGGGTCGCGAAGTTCACCCCCGGTGTTGACCTGAAGAAAGCCGTTAATAAGAAGTAG